The following proteins are encoded in a genomic region of Hemiscyllium ocellatum isolate sHemOce1 unplaced genomic scaffold, sHemOce1.pat.X.cur. scaffold_2178_pat_ctg1, whole genome shotgun sequence:
- the LOC132811295 gene encoding zinc finger protein 239-like encodes MYPGRGFRYPSDLEIHRRVHTGERPFSCSVCGKGFSDSSTLLTHQRVHTGERPFTCSVCGKGFTQSSNLLTHQRIHTGERPFTCSVCGKSFTQSSNLLTHQRVHTGEVAFTCSVCGKGFPH; translated from the exons ATGTAtccaggaagag gattcCGCTACCCATCCGATCTGGAGATCCACCGccgtgtccacactggggagaggccgttcagctgctcggtgtgcggcaagggcttctctgactcgtccaccctgctgacccaccagcgggtccacaccggggagcggcccttcacctgctccgtctgcggcaagggcttcacccagtcgtccaacctgctgacccaccagcggatccacactggggagcggcccttcacctgctccgtctgcggcaagagcttcacccagtcgtccaacctgctgacccaccagcgggtccacaccggcgaGGTGGCCTTcacctgctcggtgtgcggcaagggcttccctcac